The Hymenobacter sp. DG01 genome has a segment encoding these proteins:
- a CDS encoding four-helix bundle copper-binding protein, protein MATSAASLSQNQAVLDALSRCIAACEMCIDGCLHEEHVQMMVPCIRLDRDCADICRLTAAFIARGSDHAKHVIKECIEICQKCAEECGRHEDDHCQKCAAACRACVEACRQYQG, encoded by the coding sequence ATGGCTACTTCCGCTGCATCCCTCTCCCAAAATCAAGCCGTACTCGACGCCCTTAGCCGCTGCATTGCCGCCTGCGAAATGTGCATAGATGGCTGCCTGCACGAAGAACATGTGCAGATGATGGTGCCCTGCATTCGCCTCGACCGCGACTGCGCCGACATCTGCCGCCTCACCGCCGCCTTCATAGCCCGCGGCTCCGACCACGCCAAACACGTCATCAAAGAGTGTATCGAAATCTGCCAGAAATGCGCCGAAGAATGCGGCCGTCATGAGGATGACCATTGCCAGAAATGCGCGGCTGCCTGCCGGGCCTGCGTGGAGGCTTGCCGCCAGTACCAGGGGTAG
- a CDS encoding SMI1/KNR4 family protein has product MAIDKSTFWADNYYQHPPLTDAMLEAAEATLQVKLPPLLVELLRVQNGGYTAGFAFPMLQPTSWADDHVPLTELFGIVPDTSIQTAQNLLDTPYLTAEWELPEKQVLLTGDGHWWITLDYRAGSTPRILWIDTEMEQELEVAANFDDFMSGLVLLDTYNH; this is encoded by the coding sequence ATGGCTATTGACAAGAGCACTTTCTGGGCCGACAATTACTACCAGCATCCGCCCCTGACGGATGCGATGCTGGAGGCGGCCGAGGCTACGCTACAAGTAAAGCTTCCGCCGCTTTTGGTGGAGCTGCTGCGCGTGCAGAATGGGGGCTACACGGCCGGTTTTGCCTTCCCCATGTTGCAACCTACCTCCTGGGCCGATGATCATGTGCCGCTGACAGAGCTGTTTGGCATCGTGCCGGATACTTCTATCCAGACCGCGCAAAACCTGCTGGATACGCCGTACCTGACCGCAGAATGGGAGTTACCCGAGAAGCAGGTGCTGCTGACCGGCGACGGACATTGGTGGATTACGCTGGATTACCGAGCCGGCTCTACCCCGCGTATTCTCTGGATTGACACGGAAATGGAGCAGGAACTAGAGGTAGCGGCAAATTTTGATGATTTTATGAGCGGCTTAGTTCTACTGGACACCTACAACCATTAG
- a CDS encoding XRE family transcriptional regulator yields MINTNLKFWRRELSLTQAQMAEKLGIKRSLVGAYEEGRAEPKLATLVNMARLFGISLDALVTTDFSKKKNAKAALQLQAQTAATPEAGANRSNGNLRILALTVDKEQNENIELVPQKAAAGYLNGYADPEYLEELPKFRLPMLGNTGTYRAFEIAGDSMLPIASGTVIVGRYIDDWMSIKDGTPCIVVSSKEGIVFKRVFNRLKDAAMLALHSDNPLYQPYQVDVEDVVEIWEAKAYISSTFPIADLSLNRLASIVLDLQQQVSTMKKV; encoded by the coding sequence ATGATTAACACCAACCTCAAATTCTGGCGGCGCGAACTGAGCCTCACGCAGGCGCAGATGGCCGAAAAACTGGGTATTAAACGCTCCCTGGTGGGCGCTTATGAAGAAGGCCGGGCTGAGCCTAAGCTGGCTACGCTCGTGAACATGGCCCGCCTGTTCGGTATTTCCCTGGATGCCCTGGTCACCACCGACTTTAGCAAAAAGAAGAACGCCAAGGCTGCCCTGCAGCTGCAGGCCCAAACAGCTGCTACCCCCGAGGCCGGCGCCAACCGCTCCAACGGCAACCTGCGCATTCTGGCCCTGACGGTGGACAAGGAGCAGAACGAGAACATTGAGCTGGTGCCCCAGAAGGCCGCCGCCGGTTACCTCAACGGCTACGCCGACCCGGAATACCTCGAAGAGCTGCCGAAGTTCCGCCTGCCCATGCTGGGCAACACCGGTACTTACCGCGCCTTCGAAATTGCCGGCGACTCTATGCTGCCCATTGCCAGCGGCACCGTCATCGTGGGTCGTTACATCGACGACTGGATGAGCATTAAGGATGGCACGCCCTGCATTGTAGTGAGCTCCAAGGAGGGCATCGTGTTCAAGCGTGTGTTCAACCGCCTGAAGGATGCCGCCATGCTGGCCCTGCACTCCGATAACCCCCTCTATCAGCCCTATCAGGTTGATGTAGAGGATGTAGTAGAAATATGGGAGGCCAAAGCCTACATCAGCAGCACCTTCCCCATTGCCGATCTTTCGCTCAACCGCCTGGCCAGCATCGTACTGGATCTGCAGCAGCAGGTAAGCACCATGAAGAAAGTATAG
- a CDS encoding M2 family metallopeptidase translates to MKKYFLPTLTAAVLTACAPTAKTPTAATTPPSAAEPATQAAAPNWQEQAEAFLKEYSAEYQRLYTQSSEAEWRSNTHIVTGDTTNAGATARANERMAAFTGSARNIQRLRELLEHKQDLTEIQVKQLQTALYNAANSPQTIADVVKRRIKAEAAQTEKLYGFDYKYQGKSVTTNDLDELLRKENNPLKRQQIWEASKAIGPTLKDGLLNLRDLRNQTVQALGYPDYFSYQASDYGMSREEVMTLVRKINEELRPLYRELHTYARYELAKKYGVKQVPDYLPASWLPNRWGQDWSAMVDVKGLNLDPVLAKKGPEWQVKQAERFYQSLGFQALPAVFWEKSSLYPLPKGATYKKNNHASAWHMDLNQDVRSLMSVEGNTEWYETTHHELGHIYYYLTYTNPEVPPLLRQGANRGYHEAMGSLMGLAATQKPFLAGLGLIDPKVKTDETQTLLKEALNYAVFIPFASGVMSEWENSFYADKLPADQLNARWWQLAKQYQGIVPPTPRGEQYLDPATKTHINDDPAQYYDYALSYVILFQLHDHIAKKILKQDPHATNYYGSKEVGAFLADIMRPGSSKDWRTVLREKTGEDLSARAMVEYFQPLMAYLKQQNKGRKYTM, encoded by the coding sequence ATGAAAAAATACTTCCTCCCCACCCTCACCGCTGCCGTACTGACGGCCTGCGCCCCCACGGCCAAAACACCCACGGCCGCTACTACCCCTCCCTCTGCGGCTGAACCGGCTACCCAGGCCGCCGCCCCAAACTGGCAAGAGCAGGCCGAGGCTTTCCTGAAAGAATACTCGGCTGAATACCAACGCCTTTACACCCAGTCCTCGGAGGCGGAGTGGCGCTCCAACACCCACATCGTAACCGGCGACACCACCAATGCCGGCGCCACGGCCCGGGCCAATGAGCGCATGGCGGCTTTCACGGGCTCGGCCCGGAACATTCAGCGCCTGCGGGAGCTGCTGGAGCATAAGCAGGACCTCACCGAAATTCAGGTGAAGCAGCTGCAAACGGCCCTCTACAACGCTGCCAACTCGCCCCAGACCATTGCCGACGTAGTGAAGCGCCGCATTAAGGCCGAAGCTGCTCAAACCGAGAAGCTCTACGGCTTCGACTACAAGTACCAGGGCAAATCCGTCACCACCAACGACCTGGACGAGCTACTGCGCAAGGAAAACAACCCCCTGAAGCGCCAGCAGATCTGGGAGGCCAGCAAAGCCATCGGCCCCACGCTGAAAGACGGCCTGCTCAACCTGCGCGACCTACGCAACCAGACCGTGCAGGCCCTGGGCTACCCCGACTACTTCTCCTACCAGGCCTCCGACTATGGCATGAGCCGGGAGGAAGTGATGACCCTGGTGCGTAAAATCAACGAAGAGCTGCGCCCCCTCTACCGCGAACTGCACACCTACGCCCGCTACGAGCTGGCTAAAAAGTACGGCGTGAAGCAGGTGCCCGACTATCTGCCCGCCTCCTGGCTGCCCAACCGCTGGGGCCAGGACTGGAGCGCCATGGTGGACGTGAAAGGCCTGAACCTCGACCCGGTGCTGGCCAAAAAGGGGCCAGAGTGGCAGGTGAAGCAGGCCGAGAGGTTCTACCAGAGCCTGGGGTTCCAGGCCCTGCCGGCCGTGTTCTGGGAGAAGTCCAGCCTCTACCCCCTACCCAAGGGCGCAACCTATAAGAAGAACAACCACGCCTCGGCCTGGCACATGGACCTGAACCAGGACGTGCGTAGCCTGATGAGCGTAGAGGGCAACACCGAGTGGTACGAAACCACTCACCACGAGCTGGGTCACATCTACTACTACCTCACCTACACCAACCCCGAGGTGCCGCCGCTGCTGCGCCAGGGTGCCAACCGCGGCTACCACGAAGCTATGGGCTCCCTGATGGGCCTCGCCGCCACCCAAAAGCCCTTCCTGGCTGGTCTGGGTCTGATTGACCCCAAAGTCAAGACCGACGAAACCCAGACCCTGCTGAAAGAGGCTCTGAACTACGCCGTGTTTATTCCGTTTGCCTCCGGAGTGATGAGCGAGTGGGAAAACAGCTTCTACGCCGATAAGCTGCCCGCCGACCAGCTCAACGCCCGCTGGTGGCAGCTGGCCAAGCAGTACCAGGGCATCGTGCCCCCTACCCCGCGCGGCGAGCAGTACCTCGACCCCGCCACCAAAACCCACATCAACGACGACCCGGCCCAGTATTACGACTACGCCCTTTCGTACGTCATTCTGTTCCAGCTCCACGACCACATTGCCAAGAAAATTCTGAAGCAGGACCCGCACGCCACCAACTACTACGGCAGCAAGGAGGTAGGTGCCTTCCTGGCCGACATCATGCGCCCCGGCTCCAGCAAAGACTGGCGCACCGTGCTCCGGGAGAAAACCGGCGAGGACCTCTCGGCCCGCGCCATGGTTGAGTACTTCCAGCCCCTGATGGCCTACCTCAAGCAGCAGAACAAAGGCCGCAAGTACACGATGTAA
- a CDS encoding pirin-like bicupin family protein, producing MLKIVPATDRHHAAPVSWLSSYFLFSFADYYDPQNVQFGPLRVFNDDSIQGNAGFPQHPHSEMEIVTLVLDGELTHVDTMGNRATIKKGEVQRMTAGTGLAHSEQNDTDKAAHIYQLWFLPNQKGLPPSYEQKDVDFLDKKNELVPLVSGQKVLEDVVYMNSNTTVYWCNLAQDKTVTFKTFPIRNTFIYVKEGSLYINGVDIGPNDQVRSTDENVLEIRASRDAQFILIDLPGSEANY from the coding sequence ATGCTCAAAATTGTTCCTGCCACCGACCGTCATCATGCCGCCCCCGTTAGCTGGCTCAGCAGCTATTTTCTGTTCAGCTTCGCCGACTACTACGACCCCCAGAACGTACAATTCGGGCCCCTGCGCGTGTTCAACGATGATTCCATTCAGGGCAATGCCGGTTTTCCCCAGCATCCGCACTCCGAAATGGAAATCGTGACGCTGGTGCTGGATGGTGAGCTGACACACGTAGATACCATGGGCAACCGCGCTACTATCAAGAAAGGTGAGGTGCAGCGTATGACGGCCGGCACCGGCCTGGCCCACTCTGAGCAGAACGACACCGACAAGGCGGCCCACATCTACCAACTGTGGTTTCTGCCCAACCAGAAAGGCCTACCCCCCAGCTACGAGCAGAAAGACGTTGATTTTCTGGACAAGAAAAACGAGCTGGTACCGCTCGTGTCGGGGCAGAAAGTGCTGGAAGACGTGGTGTACATGAACTCCAATACCACGGTGTACTGGTGCAACCTGGCCCAGGACAAAACGGTTACGTTCAAGACCTTCCCCATCCGGAACACCTTTATCTATGTGAAGGAGGGTAGCCTGTACATCAATGGCGTTGACATTGGCCCCAACGACCAAGTGCGCTCCACCGACGAGAACGTGCTGGAAATCCGGGCTTCGCGCGATGCCCAGTTTATCCTGATTGATCTGCCAGGTTCCGAGGCGAACTACTAG
- a CDS encoding GAF domain-containing protein has product MTNVFPDQLVPQNETARLRTLHLYQIVNTTPEKIFDDYVAWAAQLFNTPISLISFVDDDYVHFKAVTGAEGVPGLPRTESMCSAAILPDVPVVTSDYSAESCRLISPDVAQAFGLNFYAGSALRMPDGARIGMMAVIGRERRTLSAAEEEVLTRLADLVSQTVELRFQYLHAQLPEAWEAAQQELAETLDDNATLTRYLSTRNHGINLDDTEVQDLVLRRLTGVGKVLERRLREVPSAA; this is encoded by the coding sequence ATGACAAACGTTTTCCCTGACCAGCTAGTCCCCCAGAACGAAACGGCGCGTTTGCGTACGCTGCACCTGTACCAAATCGTAAACACTACCCCAGAGAAAATATTCGACGATTACGTGGCCTGGGCCGCTCAGCTGTTTAACACGCCCATCTCCCTGATTTCGTTTGTGGATGATGACTACGTGCACTTCAAGGCCGTAACCGGGGCCGAAGGCGTACCCGGCCTGCCCCGTACCGAAAGCATGTGCTCGGCGGCCATTCTGCCCGATGTGCCGGTGGTAACCTCCGATTATTCGGCGGAAAGCTGCCGCCTGATCAGTCCTGATGTTGCCCAGGCTTTCGGCCTGAACTTCTACGCCGGCTCGGCCCTGCGCATGCCCGATGGCGCCCGCATTGGCATGATGGCCGTTATCGGGCGGGAGCGTCGCACGCTCTCGGCGGCCGAAGAAGAAGTGCTGACCCGCCTGGCTGATCTGGTAAGCCAAACCGTGGAGCTGCGCTTTCAGTATCTGCACGCCCAGCTGCCCGAGGCCTGGGAAGCGGCCCAGCAGGAGCTGGCAGAAACCCTCGACGATAACGCCACGCTCACCCGCTACCTCAGCACCCGCAACCACGGCATCAACCTGGATGATACGGAGGTGCAGGACCTGGTATTGCGCCGCCTCACGGGGGTAGGGAAAGTGCTGGAACGCCGCCTGCGGGAAGTGCCCTCCGCCGCATAG
- a CDS encoding class I SAM-dependent RNA methyltransferase — MAANRRSAPFYMTATTQFGLEEVLAEELRQLGAKIDKVGQRAVEFTGDTQLLYEACLWCRTAMRILRPFAGFYARDEKALYREVGRIDWQRFIHPDQTFAITAVVNKSTFEHSLFVAQLTKDAIVDQFRNRTGSRPSVDVKNPDIRLHLHMIENEVTLSLDASGESLHKRGYRQQTNVAPLNEALAAGLLLLAGWDGKKTLIDPMCGSGTLLTEAAMIAQRIAPGLYHQGKFGFENWADFDAALWESVQLDARQARLEDPQAYLAGSDLSREYIELARQNVAAADLEDFIRLGVRDVKEAKAPAKEEPGIVIMNPPYGERIGEEAEMDALYKAIGDTLKSGFQGYDAYVFTGNLEAAKRIGLKTSRRIPLYNGPIDCRLLKYELYQGTRKVSRPEQG; from the coding sequence ATGGCTGCCAACCGCCGTTCCGCCCCGTTTTACATGACTGCTACCACCCAGTTTGGGCTGGAAGAGGTGCTGGCTGAGGAACTACGCCAGTTGGGAGCTAAGATTGATAAAGTGGGCCAGCGGGCCGTAGAGTTCACCGGCGATACGCAGCTGCTCTACGAGGCCTGCCTGTGGTGCCGCACGGCCATGCGCATCCTGCGGCCCTTCGCCGGTTTCTATGCCCGCGACGAAAAAGCGCTGTACCGCGAGGTTGGCCGCATTGATTGGCAGCGTTTTATCCACCCGGATCAGACCTTCGCCATTACGGCCGTCGTCAACAAATCCACGTTCGAGCACTCCCTGTTTGTGGCCCAACTTACTAAGGATGCCATTGTAGATCAGTTTCGGAACCGCACCGGCTCGCGCCCCAGCGTGGACGTGAAAAACCCCGACATCCGCCTGCACCTGCACATGATTGAAAACGAGGTAACCCTGAGCCTCGACGCCTCCGGCGAATCGTTGCACAAGCGCGGCTACCGGCAGCAAACCAACGTGGCCCCGCTCAACGAGGCCCTGGCCGCCGGTCTGCTGCTGCTGGCGGGTTGGGATGGTAAAAAGACCCTCATCGACCCCATGTGCGGCTCCGGTACCCTGCTCACCGAGGCCGCTATGATTGCCCAGCGCATTGCCCCCGGCCTTTACCACCAGGGCAAGTTTGGCTTTGAGAATTGGGCCGATTTCGACGCGGCCCTCTGGGAATCAGTACAGCTGGACGCCCGGCAGGCCCGCTTAGAAGACCCTCAGGCCTACCTGGCCGGCTCCGATTTGTCGCGCGAGTACATTGAACTGGCCCGCCAGAACGTGGCCGCCGCTGACCTGGAAGATTTCATTCGGCTGGGCGTGCGCGACGTGAAAGAAGCCAAAGCCCCCGCCAAGGAGGAGCCGGGCATCGTTATCATGAACCCGCCCTACGGGGAGCGAATCGGGGAGGAAGCCGAAATGGATGCCCTCTACAAAGCCATCGGCGACACGCTGAAATCGGGGTTCCAAGGCTATGATGCCTACGTGTTTACCGGCAACCTGGAGGCGGCCAAGCGCATCGGCCTGAAAACCTCCCGCCGCATCCCGCTCTACAACGGCCCCATCGACTGCCGCCTGCTCAAGTACGAGCTTTACCAGGGCACCCGCAAGGTTTCGCGACCCGAGCAGGGGTAG
- a CDS encoding DUF2306 domain-containing protein → MLRVLRLLLLLAVAAFSLRMLTMVLPYLGFEKGILFLTTKSADINDNPWFRAGFYVHITSSWWVMVTGLLQLVPALYHRWPRLHRRLGQVYVVSILALAAPSGLVLAAFANGGLPAKVGFTLQCVVWWLATWQAYRLARQRRWLPHSEWMLRAYAVTLAAMSLRLESYGMHSFFQTRPLETYLTVVWLSWVGNLLLAEVLVQAGLGKWYLRAFGPRVAPAVTAPESVVAAHIG, encoded by the coding sequence ATGCTGCGCGTTTTACGGCTACTGTTACTGCTGGCGGTGGCGGCTTTCAGCCTGCGCATGCTCACGATGGTGCTGCCCTACCTGGGATTCGAGAAGGGCATCCTGTTTCTGACCACTAAGTCGGCGGATATCAACGATAATCCGTGGTTCCGGGCGGGGTTCTACGTGCACATTACCAGTAGCTGGTGGGTAATGGTGACGGGCCTGCTGCAGCTGGTGCCCGCCCTGTACCACCGCTGGCCGCGCCTGCACCGGCGTCTGGGCCAAGTGTACGTGGTGAGCATCTTGGCTCTGGCCGCCCCCTCGGGACTGGTGCTGGCCGCCTTTGCCAATGGCGGACTGCCGGCCAAAGTGGGTTTTACCCTGCAGTGCGTGGTGTGGTGGCTGGCTACCTGGCAGGCCTACCGCCTAGCCCGGCAGCGCCGCTGGCTGCCGCACTCTGAGTGGATGCTGCGTGCCTACGCCGTAACCCTGGCTGCCATGAGTCTGCGCCTGGAAAGCTATGGCATGCACTCTTTCTTCCAGACCCGCCCTCTGGAAACCTACCTCACGGTGGTGTGGCTGTCGTGGGTAGGCAACCTGCTGCTAGCCGAAGTGCTGGTACAGGCCGGGCTGGGCAAATGGTACCTGCGGGCCTTCGGGCCACGGGTAGCCCCAGCAGTTACCGCCCCGGAGTCGGTAGTTGCCGCTCATATCGGGTAA
- the recQ gene encoding DNA helicase RecQ, giving the protein MLFAAEQLAPTLDSARRVLKKYYGYDTFRPMQEDIIGNILGGQDTVVLMPTGGGKSICFQVPAVVQEGVCVVVSPLIALMKDQVEALKANGISAAYINSSVGQSEQNNIAADCLNGYLKLLYVSPEKLLSEGFLTFLRRMRISMFAIDEAHCISSWGHDFRPEYTQLRVLREQFPQVPIIALTATADRLTQRDIQQQLRLSEPRVFLSSFDRPNLNLIVRPGQDRVGGILEFLERHQGEAGIIYCLSRKQCETLAQKIQAKGIKAGFYHAGMTPNQRGAVQEAFLKDDLQVIVATIAFGMGIDKSNVRWVIHYNLPKNIEGYYQEIGRAGRDGAPATAVLFYSFGDVMSLRDMLTKENPNLTQLNLTKLERMQQFAEAASCRRKILLNYFGETLAQDCGNCDICRNPPTTFDGTELAQKALSAVVRGRERLSINLLIDVLRGMRNQAVLSQGLDQIKTYGAGRDLAYLDWYSYIHQMLNDGLVYIAYEEGYALKITPLGRDVLQGQRAVPMKKFQPAEKAEKAPKGRKAAATAKAAPVSREAQLFEALRTLRKRIADEQGVPPYVIFTDSTLQEMAEERPVNRTAMLSISGVGMKKFETYGEAFIREVLAHGGNPAAHAELEESDLSTNLDPDDYSAARTPRKREPKAIRETNGTEVNGTMETTHQLHRMGLSVEAIAQRRDLAISTVQTHLTTCYGKGMELRMEEFLKPEELAEIQTAQAQLGGSPMLRDLFDHLREKYDYFRLRLGLMYLKKLRGE; this is encoded by the coding sequence ATGTTATTTGCTGCCGAACAACTCGCTCCCACTCTCGATTCTGCCCGTCGCGTCCTGAAGAAATACTACGGCTACGACACCTTCCGGCCTATGCAGGAAGACATTATCGGCAATATTCTGGGAGGGCAGGATACCGTGGTGCTCATGCCCACGGGCGGCGGCAAAAGCATCTGCTTCCAGGTGCCGGCCGTGGTACAGGAGGGCGTGTGCGTGGTGGTGTCGCCACTGATTGCCCTGATGAAGGACCAGGTGGAAGCCCTGAAAGCTAACGGTATTTCGGCTGCCTACATCAACAGCAGCGTCGGCCAGAGCGAGCAGAACAACATTGCCGCCGACTGCCTGAACGGCTACCTCAAGTTGCTTTACGTATCGCCGGAAAAGCTTCTCTCCGAAGGTTTCCTGACGTTTCTGCGGCGCATGCGCATCAGCATGTTCGCCATTGACGAGGCCCACTGCATCAGCTCCTGGGGCCACGATTTTCGGCCCGAGTACACCCAGTTGCGGGTGCTGCGCGAGCAGTTTCCGCAGGTGCCCATCATTGCCCTGACGGCCACCGCCGACCGCCTTACCCAGCGCGATATTCAGCAGCAGCTGCGCCTGAGCGAGCCGCGGGTGTTCCTCTCCAGCTTTGATAGGCCCAACCTCAACCTCATCGTGCGCCCCGGCCAGGATAGGGTAGGCGGCATCCTGGAGTTTCTGGAGCGCCACCAGGGCGAGGCCGGCATTATTTACTGCCTCTCGCGCAAGCAGTGCGAAACTCTGGCCCAGAAGATTCAGGCCAAGGGCATTAAAGCGGGTTTCTACCACGCCGGCATGACGCCCAACCAGCGCGGGGCAGTACAGGAAGCCTTCCTGAAGGACGATTTGCAGGTGATTGTGGCCACCATTGCCTTCGGCATGGGCATCGACAAGAGCAACGTGCGGTGGGTAATCCACTACAACCTGCCCAAGAACATTGAGGGCTATTATCAGGAAATAGGCCGCGCCGGCCGCGACGGGGCCCCGGCTACGGCCGTGCTGTTCTATTCCTTCGGGGACGTGATGAGCCTGCGCGACATGCTCACCAAGGAAAACCCCAACCTCACCCAGCTTAACCTCACCAAGCTGGAGCGCATGCAGCAGTTTGCGGAAGCCGCCTCATGCCGCCGCAAAATCCTGCTCAACTACTTCGGCGAAACCCTGGCCCAGGACTGCGGTAACTGCGACATCTGCCGCAACCCACCTACCACCTTCGATGGGACCGAACTGGCCCAGAAGGCGTTATCGGCGGTGGTAAGGGGTAGGGAGCGGCTCAGTATCAACCTGCTGATTGACGTGCTGCGCGGCATGCGCAACCAGGCCGTGCTCAGCCAGGGTCTCGACCAGATTAAAACCTACGGCGCGGGCCGCGACTTGGCCTACCTCGACTGGTACAGCTACATCCATCAGATGCTGAATGACGGGCTGGTATACATTGCCTACGAGGAAGGCTACGCCCTGAAAATCACGCCGCTGGGCCGCGACGTGCTGCAGGGGCAGCGGGCCGTGCCCATGAAGAAGTTCCAGCCCGCCGAGAAAGCCGAAAAGGCTCCGAAAGGCCGGAAAGCGGCCGCTACGGCCAAAGCCGCGCCGGTGTCGCGCGAGGCTCAGCTGTTCGAGGCCCTGCGCACCCTGCGCAAGCGCATTGCCGACGAGCAGGGCGTGCCACCCTACGTCATCTTCACTGACAGCACCCTGCAGGAAATGGCTGAGGAGCGCCCGGTGAACCGCACAGCTATGCTCTCCATTTCGGGGGTAGGCATGAAGAAGTTCGAAACATACGGCGAGGCCTTTATTCGGGAGGTGCTGGCCCACGGTGGCAACCCCGCCGCCCATGCCGAACTGGAGGAGAGCGACCTGTCCACCAACCTCGACCCGGATGACTACAGCGCCGCCCGCACCCCGCGCAAGCGGGAGCCGAAAGCCATTCGTGAGACTAATGGCACGGAGGTCAACGGCACCATGGAAACCACCCACCAGCTCCACCGCATGGGCCTGAGCGTGGAAGCCATTGCCCAGCGCCGCGACCTGGCCATTTCTACCGTGCAAACCCACCTTACTACCTGCTACGGCAAGGGGATGGAGCTGCGCATGGAGGAGTTCCTGAAGCCCGAAGAGCTGGCCGAAATCCAAACGGCTCAGGCCCAGCTGGGGGGTAGCCCCATGCTCCGCGACCTGTTCGACCACCTGCGCGAAAAGTACGACTACTTCCGCCTCCGTTTGGGCCTGATGTACCTGAAGAAGCTGCGCGGGGAGTAG
- a CDS encoding zinc-dependent peptidase yields MQYLLFAALVAVVAFFFYRYITRESRLKQAAATAEFPTEWRQILAARVAFYLSLTPGDKLRFEKKVQVFLAQTRVTGIQTDIDDTTRVLVAASAIIPVFGFPDWEYANLSEVLVVPDAWTQQRDPNKEFVGLEGTLLGSVQGFQTSHYMRLSKASLEQGFQDAMDKQNVGIHEFAHLLDEADGVIDGVPALALPPELRPEWEAVMQREIAAIRAGNSEINDYAGTNEAEFFAVVTEYFFEKPEKLQEHHPELYQLLSRALRQNPKKRFLRFSVDPREWIRSLRSRKFGRNSPCPCGSGKKYKDCHLLQQEPAAA; encoded by the coding sequence ATGCAATACCTACTATTTGCCGCCCTGGTAGCCGTGGTGGCCTTTTTCTTCTACCGCTACATCACCCGCGAGTCGCGCCTGAAGCAGGCGGCAGCCACTGCGGAGTTTCCGACTGAGTGGCGGCAGATTCTGGCCGCGCGCGTGGCGTTCTACCTCTCGCTCACGCCCGGCGACAAGCTGCGCTTCGAGAAGAAAGTGCAGGTGTTTCTGGCCCAGACCCGCGTGACGGGTATCCAAACCGACATCGACGATACCACCCGGGTGCTGGTGGCCGCCTCCGCCATTATCCCAGTATTCGGCTTCCCCGATTGGGAGTACGCCAACCTGAGCGAAGTGCTGGTAGTGCCCGACGCCTGGACCCAGCAGCGCGACCCGAACAAGGAATTCGTGGGCCTGGAGGGCACCCTGCTGGGAAGCGTGCAGGGCTTTCAGACCTCTCACTACATGCGCCTTTCGAAAGCCTCTCTGGAGCAGGGCTTCCAGGATGCCATGGATAAGCAGAACGTAGGCATTCATGAGTTTGCCCACTTGCTGGATGAGGCCGATGGCGTAATTGATGGGGTGCCGGCTCTGGCCCTACCCCCGGAGCTGCGCCCAGAGTGGGAGGCCGTGATGCAGCGCGAAATTGCGGCCATCAGGGCCGGCAACTCAGAAATCAACGACTACGCAGGCACTAATGAGGCCGAGTTTTTTGCCGTGGTAACCGAGTACTTTTTCGAGAAGCCCGAGAAGCTGCAGGAGCACCACCCCGAGCTGTACCAGCTGCTGAGCCGGGCCTTACGCCAGAACCCCAAAAAACGCTTCCTGCGCTTCAGCGTGGACCCACGCGAGTGGATCCGGAGCCTGCGCAGCCGCAAGTTTGGTCGCAACTCGCCCTGCCCCTGCGGCAGCGGCAAGAAGTACAAGGATTGCCACTTGCTGCAACAGGAGCCGGCAGCTGCGTAA
- a CDS encoding low molecular weight protein tyrosine phosphatase family protein: protein MHLLFICSQNRWRSLTAERLFDHHAHYQARSAGTEPGARVRVTAGHLGWADVVLVMERKHTELLQQKFGEELTGKRIINLRIPDKFQFMDHILLDLLRERLREHLGPEVL, encoded by the coding sequence ATGCACCTGCTCTTCATCTGTAGCCAGAACCGCTGGCGCAGCCTCACGGCCGAGCGTCTGTTCGACCACCATGCGCACTACCAAGCCCGCTCGGCCGGCACGGAGCCGGGCGCGCGGGTACGCGTTACGGCCGGGCACCTGGGCTGGGCCGATGTAGTACTGGTGATGGAGCGCAAACACACCGAGCTGCTGCAGCAGAAGTTCGGGGAAGAGCTGACCGGCAAGCGCATCATTAACCTGCGCATTCCCGATAAATTTCAGTTCATGGACCACATTCTGCTGGATTTGCTCCGGGAGCGGCTGCGCGAGCATCTGGGGCCCGAAGTGCTGTAA